From Plectropomus leopardus isolate mb chromosome 17, YSFRI_Pleo_2.0, whole genome shotgun sequence, a single genomic window includes:
- the rln3a gene encoding relaxin-3a, protein MWKAVALAVCLLVAGVQPMDNPAYGVKLCGREFIRAVIFTCGGSRWRRSLKSADVSEDPFSSLQEEFSEGLSPNPVVEGILQRNRDLTFSTRDNHEEAFSRPARSFITEEILEALRKADRKGRDVVVGLSNACCKWGCSKSEISSLC, encoded by the exons ATGTGGAAAGCCGTGGCACTGGCTGTTTGTCTGCTGGTGGCTGGAGTTCAGCCCATGGACAACCCAGCATATGGGGTGAAGCTATGTGGTCGTGAGTTCATTCGGGCAGTCATCTTCACCTGCGGAGGCTCACGGTGGAGACGGTCACTCAAGAGTGCAG ATGTTTCAGAGGACCCATTCAGCTCCCTTCAGGAGGAGTTCTCGGAGGGCTTGAGTCCCAATCCTGTGGTGGAGGGCATTCTCCAAAGAAACAGAGATCTAACCTTCTCAACAAGAGACAACCACGAGGAAGCGTTTAGCAGACCGGCCCGTTCTTTCATCACTGAGGAAATCCTGGAAGCCCTACGCAAGGCTGACCGCAAGGGCCGGGACGTGGTGGTTGGCCTGTCCAACGCCTGCTGCAAGTGGGGCTGCAGTAAGAGCGAGATCAGCTCCCTCTGCTGA
- the il12rb2l gene encoding interleukin 12 receptor, beta 2a, like, protein MATLITRWLLSILLVNVPNCFAPAPPAAPSLPDCYIPCDEKNNCADIHCRWDPSLDPQIPTNYSLHWEPAKNEEGHVINGTSLSGIIHRKHFSHGELHVWVLAKNQHGSTSSQKAMYITHDIMKLPPPNITWSFQDTLEVEWAFSCDELQISLGHCDVRYRTEADQVWAEEESGLHGYTFDSPQPCTVYEFQVRCSCAKGLPSDWSAIYRIQSLEAAPIGELDVWMDCGMSQAPSNCFLTWKRLPISQACGLILGYEVRLSYSNYAEVLVNLSTSEPGGQLVCSETQCRFNSSIKAISTASVSAYNTHGATEPSYLAVPIPGKWKNEQAIHLKMNKENLTVSWDEPSQLSDNLKEYVVQYKQAGCPPGQGFDWVKVNKNHTVGILKGQYKKNTPYQVSLFTISHSSKVHHLSSVIGYSLEGTPSKVQSFKVFSIADTHVTLLWKPVPLSMQNGVILYYQFIVDQVNGQKVHNVSASPPEENMTFKLHGLSPGQNYEVRIRAVTSAGPGENATVNFKTNLNEILVLPIPLLVGFISVVLICFLVILSCSFVSANFCHGENKACPLVPTFLYEKVPDARNSHILKHMMYQANDQLACICIPVNEPHPEISVLEVLEIQPCADRLTRPVVGDGCFEMEDDQREEAVTEECHRTDHRYGREEYSKMLDSDEEKDREEGWSSEEDEQPTSGYEKHFMPSALEVQVA, encoded by the exons ATGGCCACACTCATAACAAGGTGGCTACTGTCCATCTTGTTGGTCAACGTGCCCAACTGTTTTGCTCCAG CCcctcctgctgctccctctCTTCCTGACTGCTATATCCCATGTGACGAGAAAAACAATTGTGCAGATATCCACTGTAGATGGGATCCAAGTCTGGATCCTCAGATCCCCACCAACTACAGCCTGCACTGGGAGCCagcaaaaaatga AGAGGGCCATGTGATCAATGGGACCAGTCTGAGTGGGATTATCCATCGTAAACACTTCAGCCATGGAGAACTTCATGTTTGGGTCCTGGCTAAGAACCAGCATGGTTCTACCAGTTCTCAGAAGGCTATGTACATTACACACGATATCA tgaAGCTGCCCCCTCCTAACATCACATGGAGCTTTCAGGATACATTAGAGGTTGAATGGGCTTTCTCCTGTGATGAGCTGCAGATCTCTTTGGGACACTGTGATGTCCGATATCGGACTGAAGCAGACCAAGTCTGGGCTGAG GAAGAGAGTGGACTCCATGGATATACATTTGACAGTCCCCAGCCCTGCACAGTTTATGAATTTCAAGTTCGCTGTTCCTGTGCCAAAGGCTTGCCGAGTGACTGGAGTGCAATCTACAGGATACAAAGCCTTGAGGCGG CCCCGATTGGAGAGCTGGATGTATGGATGGACTGCGGGATGTCTCAGGCACCGTCCAACTGTTTTCTTACCTGGAAG AGGCTTCCTATATCTCAGGCTTGCGGTCTCATTCTAGGATATGAAGTCAGACTGTCTTACAGTAACTACGCTGAGGTGTTGGTCAATTTGTCCACGTCTGAGCCAGGGGGCCAGTTGGTGTGCAGTGAGACGCAATGCCGCTTCAATTCCTCTATAAAGGCTATTTCAACAGCCAGTGTATCTGCCTACAACACACATGGTGCCACAGAGCCTTCTTACCTCGCTGTGCCAATACCAG GTAAATGGAAAAATGAGCAAGCTATTCACCTCAAGATGAACAAAGAGAACCTCACTGTGTCCTGGGATGAGCCATCTCAGCTCTCTGATAACCTGAAGGAATATGTGGTGCAATACAAGCAAGCAGGGTGTCCTCCGGGCCAAGGGTTTGACTGGGTCAAAGTGAACAAAAACCACACAGTAGGAATTTTAAAAG gtcaatataaaaaaaacacaccctaCCAGGTGTCATTGTTTACTATATCACACAGCAGTAAAGTCCATCACCTCTCATCAGTTATTGGATATTCACTTGAAGGAA CTCCCTCCAAAGTGCAATCATTTAAGGTGTTTTCCATTGCTGACACTCATGTGACCCTCTTGTGGAAGCCTGTTCCCCTCTCCATGCAGAATGGGGTGATCCTGTACTACCAATTCATAGTAGACCAAGTAAACGGACAAAAAG TGCACAATGTGAGTGCATCCCCCCCGGAGGAAAATATGACTTTTAAGCTGCATGGTCTCAGTCCAGGACAGAATTATGAGGTGCGAATAAGAGCTGTGACTTCAGCTGGGCCTGGAGAAAATGCCACCGTAAATTTCAAAACGAATCTCAATGAAATCTTGG TACTTCCAATACCACTGCTCGTTGGATTCATTTCTGTAGTCTTAATATGCTTTCTTGTTATTTTATCCTG ctCTTTCGTGTCTGCCAATTTTTGTCATGGAGAAAACAAAGCATGTCCACTGGTGCCTACATTTTTATATGAGAAAGTGCCGGATGCCCGCAACAGTCACATTTTAAAGCACATGATGTACCAG GCTAATGACCAGCTGGCTTGTATCTGCATTCCCGTCAATGAGCCGCATCCCGAGATCTCTGTGTTGGAGGTTTTGGAAATCCAGCCCTGTGCAGACAGGTTAACAAGGCCAGTGGTTGGAGACGGATGCTTTGAGATGGAAGATGATCAGAGGGAGGAAGCTGTCACAGAGGAGTGTCATAGGACAGACCACAGATATGGAAGAGAAGAGTACAGCAAAATGTTGGATTCAGATGAGGAGAAGGACAGGGAGGAGGGGTGGAGCTCAGAGGAGGACGAACAGCCAACGTCGGGTTATGAAAAGCACTTCATGCCAAGTGCTTTGGAAGTGCAGGTAGCTTGA